The DNA region CTGAACTCCCCTGTCCCCTGTCACCAGTAACCTGTCACCTCACGCGATCGAGTAGCCGCCATCCACCACCAGGTTCTGGCCCGTGACGAAGTTCGAGGCGCGCGAGGCGAGGAAGACGGCGGCGCCTGCTAGTTCTTCGGGTTCGGCGAAACGGCGCGCCGGCGTACGGCCGACGATGCGCTCGTAACTCTCCTTGTCGGCCATCAGCGGCGCGGTCAGGTCGGTGCGCACCCAGCCGGGGATGATGCAGTTGACCCGGATGTTGTCCTTCGCCCAGGCTACGGCCAACGACTTCGTGAGCTGCACCACGCCGCCCTTGCTGGCCGAGTACGACGACACCGTGGGGCTGCCGAACAGCGAGAACTCCGAGCCGATCGTGATCACCCTGCCGCCGCCGTTCGCCAGCAGCGCCGGGTAGGCCGCCTGCGCCGCGTAGAAGACGCCGTTCAGGTTCGTGCCCAGCACGCGCAGCCAGTCGGCTTCCGCCAGCGCCTGCGGCGCCCCGCGCACGGCGATGCCCGCATTGGCCACGACGATGCTCAGCTTGCCGAAGGATTCGAGCGCCGCCCGCACCGCGGCCTGCACGTCCTCACGCCGGCTCACGTCGCAACGCACGCCCAGGCAGCGCCGGCCCAGCGCCTCGATCTCGGCGCGGGCCTCCGCCGTCTTCGCCTCGTTGCGCGCCGCGATCACGATCTCGGCACCGGCCCGCGCCAGCCCTACGGCGATGCCGCGGCCGATGCCGCCGTTGCCGCCCGTCACCAGCGCGACCTCGCCCTTCAGATCGAACTCATCCATCGGTACCGTCCCGGCCAGGGCATCGTGCCGCCGCTCACCACGGCAAACGCCTGCATTCTACGCCCCCCGCCCCTCGCTTGACGTCCTCGATCACGGCTTGACAGCGCTGTGACGCGGGGCGATACTTCGGCGGCCGGTAAACCTTTTCGCGCAAGACGCCTGGCGCGAGGGTGTTCGTGGCTACTATCCGCGACGTCGGCCGCGCGGCGCACGTTTCGATCGCCACGGTCTCGCGCGTGGTCAACGGCGACCGTTCGGTCCACCCCGGCCTGCGCCGGCTGGTCGAGGAAGCGATCGAGCAGCTCGGCTACCGGCCGAACGCCGCCGCGCGCAGCCTGCGCCTCGCCCGCACCGGCACGATCGGCGTCGTCGTGCCCGATCTCACCAATCCCACCTTCACCGACATCCTGCACGGCGTCGAGCAGGTCGCCGCGGCGCGCGGGCGCAACCTCTTCATCTGCGACGCCGCCGGCTCGTTCAGCGCCCAGAGCGCCCACCTCGACCGGCTCTACGGCCAGCGCGTGGACGGCATCCTCATCCACCCACTCGGCCCGTTTCAGGCGCAGATCGCCGCCACGCGGGCGCTGGGCATCCCCGTCGTCGTCATGGGCCAGCGCGCCCCCAGCGGCATGGAGCCCGAGATCGTGGTCGACGAGGCGGACGCTGCGCGTGCCGGCTTCCGCTTGCTCTTCGAGCTGGGCCACCGCCGCATCGGCATGATCATCCGCTCCTACGGCAGCGAGCCCTCGCAGCCGATGGCGAGCATGCCCGTGCGCCTGCGCGACTACCGCGCCGCCCACGACGAAGCGGGCATCCCCGTCGATGAGTCGCTGCTGTTCAGCGCTCAGACGCTGGAAGAGGCGCGGCGGCAGGCGAGCGAGATGCTGGCGCGGCCCGACCGCCCGACCGCCCTGATCGCGGGCATGCACCGCTTCACACCGGGCATGCTGCTCGCCATCCGTGAGGCCGGCCTGCGCATGCCGCGCGACGTCTCGCTGCTGGCGCACGGCGATTCGCTCTGGGCCAACGCCTTCGAGCCGCCGATCAGCGTGATCCGGCTCGACTACAGCGCTTTCGGCCGGCGCGCCGCCGAGCTGTTCTTCGCCGTGGAGGCGGGCGAGGCGCAGGAACAGACCCTGACCCAGCGCTCGGAGCTGGTGGTGCGCCGCACCTGCGTCCCGGCGCGGCTGGTTGCGGCAGCGGCCCATTAGTGCGCAGAATGCCGCACGCGGGGCGCTGCCGCGCCGCCGGCAGCCGCCCACAGTACGCAGGAGCACGATGGTGGAGATCCGCGAATATCTACGCTACTTCATCGACCAACTGCACGGCAACTACGAGAAGGCGCTGGCCGATCTGACGGCGGACGAGTGGCGCCACCGGCCCGGACCGGAGACGAATCACATCGGCTTCACCGCCTGGCACTGGGTGCGCACCGAAGACAACGTGGTCAACTTCGTATTGCAGCGCAAGAACACCGTCTGGCTCGACCAGGGGCTGGACCAGAACTGGCAGTTGCCGAAGGCCGCGCAGGGTACCGGCATGCCGCGCGAGGAAGCGCATGCCATGACCGTGCCACCGCCCGCCGAGTTCTTGCCCTACGCCCGCGCCGTCTGGCAGAGCACCGCGCCCTACTACGCCGCGCTCACGCCGGACGAGCTGGACCGCGTAGTGCGCGTCATGCCCTTCGGCGAAATCCCCGTCTTGCAGGCGCTCGGCCAGATCCTGATCGCGCACGGCAACCAGCACCTGGGCGAGATCTGGCTGACACGCGAGCTGCAGGGCAAGAGCGGCCAGGGCTTCTGACGGACGACCGCCGCGCCCGGGCGTCAATGCGGCAGACCGTCAGCCCGGCCGCACCGCCTTGCCGCCACGGGCCGAGTCGTAGGCCGCCAGCACGACCGCCAGGCTGGCACGCGCTTCGGCGCCGTCCGAGATCGGATGCACGCCCTCGCGCACGGCACGCACGAAGTGGGCGTAGAGGCTGTCCGCCGAATCAGACGGCGGCGCCGCCGCGCTGCGCTGGCCGGCCCCGTCCGAATACAGCAGCAGGAGCGGCTGCGCTGCCGCCGGATCGAGCACCAGCCGGCCGCGCTCGCCCTGCACGGTGACCAGCCTGTCGACGCCGGGCCGCGCCGTCCACGAGGCCTGCATGGTCGCCAGGGCGCCGCCGGCGAAGCACAGCAACACCAGCGCATTGTCGTCGGCGAAGGTGGGTTTCTGCACCCGCGCCGTCATCGCCATGACGTCCACCACCGGCTCGCCCACGAACCAGCGCAGAATATCGACCATGTGAATGCCGAGGTCGAGCAGGGCGCCGCCTCCGGCCGCGTCCTCCCGCCAGAACCAGTCGCTCGTCGCGCCCCGGGCCCCGTCCGGGCCGGCGTGGCCGAAGACGCCGCGGGCGGAGAAGATGCGGCCGATCGCGTCCGCCGCCAACTCCCGCCGTGCCGCCGCGAAGAGCGGCTGAAAGCGCAGATTGTGCGCCACCATCAGCACCGTGCCGGCGGCGCGAGCCGCCTCGATCATCGCGTCGGCCTCGGCCAGCGAGACGGCCATCGGCTTCTCGACCAGCACGTGCTTGCCGGCGCGAGCCGCGGCGATCGCGATCTGGGCGTGCAGCGCGTTCGGCGTGCAGATCGACACGGCGTCGATCTCCGGGTCGGCCACGAGCTCCTGCCAGTGTGCGTAGACGCGCAGCACGGAGAACTGCGCCGCGGCCGCCTGGGCGGTCCCGACATGGCCGCTGGCGACGGCGACAAGCCGCGCGTGCGGATCGGCGGCGAAGGCGGGCAGATGCGCGCGGCGGGCGATCAGGCCGCAGCCGACCAGGCCGATGCCGGTGGCTGCGCACATCGCTACGCCAGGTCCGCCGGGCGCGGCGCGGCGCCCTGCCGGCGCACGACGATGCGCAGGGCGTCCGCCTCGACGTGCAGCGCGATCTGCGCCCCGGCGGCCGCGGCCAGCGGCGCAAACACGTCGAACAGCGCCCGCATCGCCGCGGGCGTCGCGCCGAACGGTGCCAGCACCGAAGCCCAGTCGGCGTCGCTCAGCCCCAGCGGCACCAGGCCCAGCGTCGCCGTGGCCTCGTCGGCGCCCGGCTGCACCTCGCGCACGGCGTAGCCGGTGGAGGCGAGGTTCTCCAGCACCAGGTGCAGCACCGCGTCGGCGCCGTGGCCGTGCAGCCCTGCCCAGGTCGGCGCCAGCCGCTCGGCCACGCGCTCGATCAGGCGCTGCGGCTCGACGCCGGCCTCCGGCAGCAGGCCGAGCGCCGCGGCGAGGAAGACGTGGAAGTTGAAGCCGGCGCGCAGCAGCAGGCTCTCGAGATCGGGCCCAGCGTCGGCATCCGGCGGCGGCGCCTCAGCCACCGGCCGCGTCCGCGCCGGCGATCGGCAGCCGCACCGTGAACAGCGAGCCGTCGCCCGGCGTGCTGGCGACGGCGATCGTGCCGCCGTGCCGCTCCACGATCTCCCGGCAGATGTAGAGACCGAGCCCGAGGCCGCCGGCGTACTGCGCCGCGTTCTCCGCCCGGTAGAAGCGTTCGAACAGGTGCTGCTGCGCCTCGGCCGGGATGCCGATGCCCCGGTCGCGCACGGCGACCGTCGCCCAGCCGTCGTGCCGCAGCAGGGTCACGTCGATGGGGGCGCGGGCATCGCTGTACTTGGCCGCGTTGTCGAGCAGGTTGTTGAACACCTGCTGCAGCCGGGCGCCGTCGCCGTTGGTCTGCAGGCTCTCCGGCAGGTGCAGGCGGATCTCGCCCTCGCGCTGCGGCGCCAGGAGGGCAACCGCGCCGCGCAGCAGGACGCTGAGGTCGCAGGGCTGCATGGTGAGCGAAAGGCGCCCGCTGCGGATGCGCGAGACGTCGAGCAGATCGTCCACCAGCAGCGCCATCTGCGCCGTCTGCTCGGTGATGCCGGCCAGCGCGGCGGCGATGTGCTCCGGCTCGAGCTGCGCGTAACGGCGTTCCAGCAGTTGCGCCAGGCCGCGGATGCTGGTGATCGGCGTGCGCAGCTCATGGCCGGCGATCGAGAGAAACTCGTCGCGCAGGCGATCCATCTCGCGCAGGCTGGTGATGTCCTGGAAGACCATGATCACCGCCGCGAGCTGGCCGCCGGCGTCGCGGATAGGCGCCACGTTGGAGACGATCGGCAGCTCCTTGCCGTCGGCGTGGCGCACGATCTGCTCCTCGCCCAGCACCGGCCGGCCCGTGCTGAAGGTGCGCACGATCGGCTCGTCGCCGGGCTGATAGAGCCGGCCGTCCGCCTGCAGGAAGCCGTAGTGGGCGCCGAAGCTGACCAGCGGCATCTCCGGGTCGACGCTGCGGCCCAGGATCTGCTCGGCGCTGCGGTTGCTCATCTCCAGGCGCGCGGCCGCATCAAACAGCAGCACGCCCTCCGGCAACTGGTCGAGCACGGCCTGCAGACGTGAGCGCTCCGTCTCCGCCTGCTCGCGCTTCTGCACGCCGTCGAGGTCCGCGCCGATCTGGGCGGCCAGCGCCTCCAGCAAGGCAAGCTCGTCGCGGTTGGGCACGTGGCGTTCCTTGCCCGCCAGCGTCAGCAGGCCGAAGCGCCGGGCGCCGGCGGCCAGCGGCAGGTTGACGAAGGTGGCGGCGCCGCTGGCGGCCACCACGCGGCGCGCGGCCTCGTTGCCCGGCCGGTCGCGCTCGGTATCGAAGATCGTGGGGCGATCGCCCAGCAGCGCCTGTGTGGCGCGGAGCGCCGGTCCCAGCGGCGTGGCCGAGAGCAGCGCCGCCGCTCGGCTGGGAAAGCCCGCGTGCGCGAGGAAGACCAGCGCATCGCCCTCCTCGGCGAAGACGGCGGCCATGTTCACCCAGGGCAGGTGAGAAACCACACGGCGGCAGACGGCGCGGGCGGCGTGCCGCAGCTCGCCGGCGTGGCTGACACCGCGCCGCACCTCGTCCATCAGGCGCAGCGCCTGCTCGCGCGCCACCGCGTCCGACGTGTCACGCCAGACCGTCACCGCGCCGACGATGGCGCCGCCGGGGTCACGCAGCGGGTTGCCGGTGATCTCGAAGTGGCGGTCGTGCCCGTCGGCCATGCGGAAGACGCGCTGCGCCTGCGAGCTGCGCCCGGCCAGCGCCCGCGAGAGCACGGAGTCGCCGGGGCGCAGGCGCCGCCCCAGGCGGTCGCGCGGCAGCACGATCTCGGGCGCGGCCACCAGCGGCCCATCGCTGAGCCCGGCGGCCGCCAGCAGGGCATGATAGGCCGCGTTGCCGCTGCGCACGCGGCCGGCGGCATCGTAGAGCGCGACGGGATCGCTCATGCTCTCCAGCAGCGTGTCCACGCTCGCCCGGTCGATCGCCGCGGGCATGAGCATGGTGGCCGGCGGCTCATGGACGCCGTCGCGCAGCAGGTCGGCGCAGGCGGCAAGAAAGGCGCGGTCGATCGCCTCGCCCGCCGCGAACGGCCCCACCAGCAGGAGATAGTCAACGCCGCCGCGGACGAACGACGCCAGCGCCCAGCAGCAGCCGTCGCCGTCGACGAAGTCCGCCACGTCACCGTCAAGCGCGTCGCCGGCATGCTCGTGCGCCGCAGCCGCGACTGCCGCCGGCAGCTCCGAGCCGTCGAGGTCATCCGGCAGCGCGGCACCGTCGCGCCGCAGCACAGCGCCATGTGCGGCTCCGAGCGCGCCGGCCGCCAGCGCCCCGGCCTCGCGCAGCGCCGCCGACGGCTCGCCGGCGACGCGCGGTTGGGCCAGCGCGTAGAGCGCCTGCAACCGCGCCTGCTCGGCAAGGGCGGCGGGCGAGGCAGGTTGGGAGGCGGCGGGATGCGGCGTAGCCCTCTCGCTGGTCGTCATCGCTCCTCGCGGGCCGGCGGCGCCGCTGTCCGTGCCGCCGGCTGCGCCATCCATGATAGCGGATCGGGCCGGGCGGCCCTCACCCCCGGCCCCTCTCCCAACCCTGGGAGAGCGGAGTTCTTGACTACGCCGCCCGCTCTCTGTTCCCTCTTCCCTATTCCCTGCCGCATAGCCCGCATAGCTGTCGGCGGGGGCTTGCAGCGCTAGGCGCTTCGCTGCCAGAATATCGCACAGATGTTCTGATTAGCCGCGGCCGGCAGCGGCGTGGAAGCAGGAGCGGAGCGGTGCCCTTCATCGTGCGGCGAGGAGCGGCGCGCGGCGCCTGGCGGCTGGAGGCCGAAGTGCCTTCCGCGGGCACGGCGTTGCGCATCCTCGAACGCTGGGCGCGCGAGTTCCCGTACGAGTACGCCGAGGTCGAGGGGATCGCCGGCGTCTTCGCCACGCACGACCCGGCCACGCACGCGATCGCCCGGCGGCCCCGTCCGGGGCGCGGAACGAGGGAACGAGGAACGAGGAAATAGGAAAGAGGAGCGGGCCACGGAACCCCTATTTCCTTCATCCTATTTCCTGTCCCCTGCTCCCTGTTCCCTGTAACCTGTCACCTGTCACCTGTCACCTACCCCCGGGAGGGAGTCCGATGCAGTACCAGACGCTGCTCGTGGAGCGCGAGGGCCACATCCTGATCGTCACGCTGAACCGGCCGGAGCGGCTCAACGCCCTCTCCGCCGAGCTGACGGCCGAGCTGGGCAGCCTGCTCGCCGAGCTGGCGCAGGGCGAGGAGGACGTGCGCTGCCTCGTGCTCACCGGCGCGGGCCGCGCCTTTTGCGCCGGCGGCGATACGGGCGGCATGCCCGGCGGCGCCAGCGAACGGCCGCGGCGCAGCGCCGAGGCGGTACGACGCAGCTTCCGCGGCGCCCAGGCCGTCGTGCTCGGCCTGCAGCGGCTGGAGATTCCCACGATCGCCATGGTCAACGGCGACGCGGTGGGCGCCGGCTTCGACCTCGCCTGCGCCTGCGACCTGCGCACGGCGGCGCAGAACGCCCGCTTCATGGTGGCCTACCGGCGCATCGGCCTGATTCCCGGCTGGGGCGGCGCCTGGCTCTACGCACGGCGGCTGGGGCTGAGCAAAGCAGCAGAGCTGATGTTCACCGGCGACTTCATGCCCGCCGAGGAGGGCTACCGCCTGGGCATGATCAGCCGCGTGACGCCGCCCGAAGAGCTGCGCGCGGAGACGCTGGCGCTGGCCGGGCGCATCGCCAGCGGCCCGCCGATCTCGCTGCGGCTGATGAAGCAACTGCTCTACCGCGGCCAGCAGACGGACCTGGAAACGGCGATGCTGATGGCCGCCACCGGCTCCTCGATCACCCTGCTTTCGGAAGACCACGTCGAGGGCATCGGCGCCTTCCGCGAGAAGCGCGCCCCGAACTTCGCCGGCCGCTGATGGCAGGGAATAGGGAACAGGGAATAGAGGGCGTGGGGCGTAGGGACGCACGGCGTGCGCCCTTCGCGGCGCCGGGAACGCGAATCGGGCTGGCCGTACACGGCCCTCCTGTCACCGGCCAGCGGCAACCACCCCGCGCCCTGCGCCCTCGTTATGCTAAGCGGCGCTTGACAGATGAGAACCAAAGTTCTGTACAGAGCGCATGAACGAACCGCCCGACGCCGCCGCGAACCGCTCCGCCGCGGCCCGCGCCCGCGCGATCGAGCAACTCCGCAAATGGACCTGGAACCCGGCCTCTACTGCCCGCGGTTCATCTGCGACGCCTGCGAGCGGCCGATCACGCACCACAAGGATGGTCTCTACCTCTGGTTGCGACGCGCCCGGCTCGAACAGCCTGCGGCCGCGACAGCACCGGTGATCGCCTCCGTCCACAATGACGGCTGCGATCGCGACTTCGAGCGGCGGCAACAGCTCGGCCGCCGGGTCTGGGGGCCGATTGGCGCCCTGCTCGCCTTCCTCGCCAGCGACCCGGAGCTGCAGCCGCGCGATTTCGTGAAGGTCCGACGGCGCTCGGCGCTGCGGAACAAGATCGCCCGCTCGCGCTACGACTGACGCTCCGGCCGGCCGGGCGCCTCGTAGCGCGGCAGCAGCCCGGAAGGCGGTTCCAGCAGCGATTTCACCAGCCACCAGCTCGTGCTGCCGGCGCGCAGCCGGTGCAGCTCCGGCGGCGCCGCCTCAACCTCGTCCACGTCGTCACCGGCCTGCAGGACGCCGCCGGTGGCGCGGGCATGAAAGGCGATCACGATCTGGTCGGGGCGCTGCGCGTAAACGTGTGTGCCCATGTAGCGCACCAGCTCGGCGTCGAGGCCGGTTTCCTCCTTGACCTCGCGCAGGGCCGCGTCCTCGGCCCGCTCGCCGCGGGGAATGAAGCCGGAGACGACGGACCAGCGCCCCGGCTCGAAGCTGTTTTTGCGCGTATAGACGACGCGGCCGTCGTCCAGCGTCACCAACACGAGCGTGACCGGCGTGGGCGGGTCGTACCAGGTCCAGCCGCAGGCCGTGCAGAACTGCCGGTCGTAGCCGCTCTCGTCGGGACCGAAGCCGAGCGCTGTGCCACAATCGCCGCAGTGCTTCACGAGGAAATAGGATACAGGAAATAGGAAATAGCTGGGGATGCTCGTTCCTATTTCCTATTTCCTCGTTCCTATTTCCTGGAGCGAGCGAAGGGAGCGACCAGTGGCACGCATCGCCTATGTCACGGACGAGAGCGGCTCTGAAGAAGTGAAACAGGAGTTTGCGCGGCTGCGCGCGGCGCGGGGCAGCAGCCCCGGCCACCTCTACCAACTGCTGGCGCACAGTCCAAAGCTGATGCAGCGCTGGGGCGCCTTCGCCGAGACGCTGCGCGGCTTCGACCAGGACGGCTCGGTCAGCCTGGACGCGCGCAGCCGCGAGCTGGCGATCATCCAGGTAGCCCGCGTCAGCGGCGCCGACTACGAGTGGGCGGCGCACCTGCCGCTCGCCCGCCGCGAAGGCGTGACGGAGGAGCAGGTGCAGGCGCTGCTGCGCGAAGATCCGGGCCCCTTCTCGCCCGCCGAGCGCGCCCTGCTGGCCTATGCCGCCGAGTCCACGCGCCGCGTGCAGGTCTCGAACGCCACCTTCGCCGGCCTGCGCGCCCACTTCGACGACCGCCACATCCTCGAGCTGGCGATCACCGTCGGCTTCTACAACTGCGTGGCGCGCGTGCTCGAAGGGCTGGCCATCGACCTGGAGCCGGGCATGCAGCGGATCGAGGAAATAGGAGTCAGGAAATAGAAAATAGGAACGAGAAACGAGGAGCGCGGAATTCGTTCCTATTTTCTATTTTCTCGTTCCTATTTCCTCCCGGCGGAGCCGCTCGCATGCCGCCGCTCACTGACTGGCTGCAGGTGCTCGCCTCGGTCGGCTCCTTGCTCAGCGGGCTGGGGCTTGTGGGCACAATGTGCTCGCTGCTGATCTTCGCGCGGCAGGCGCGGGCCAGCGAGCAGGCGAGCATCGCCACCGCCTATCAGGCGATCGTCACCGCCGGCTCCAACAACAATATGCTCTATCTGGACCACCCGGAGTTGCTCGAAGCGCTCAACGACCCGAAGTACGCGGAGGGCGAGTGGGACTTCGCGCGGCTGCGCGGTGAAGATCCGCGGCTGATCCTCGTCTGTGCACAGGTGCTCGACTACTACGAGCTGGTGCTGGTGACCATGGGCGCCTTCCCCCGCCACCTGCGCCAGGAATGGCAGGACTATATCCGTAGTATGTTGCAGCGCCAGTCCGTGGTGCGGCAGGTGCTGCTGACCACCGACTGGTACACCGAGGAGCTGCGATCGTTAGGGCGTCGGGAAGGGGTGTAGGCTGTGGGAGCGCCCCGCGGCCAATCATCCTTACGTCCTACGCCCCACGCCCCACCCCCTATGGAGACGCCCATGAACCCGCATCCGGCCTTCGTCATCACGAGCGCCAACATCTTTGACGCCGAGGCCGGTTCGCTGAGGCCGGGCCTCGACGTACGCGTCGAAGACGGGCGCATCGCCGCCATCGGCCGCGCGCTGCCGCGCGCCGCCGCCGAAGTGGTGGACGCCGCGGGGCTGACGCTGCTGCCCGGCCTGATCGATTGCCACGTGCACCTCGCCTACGACGGCCGCCCCGGCGAGCCGCTCGACCCGGTGGACCCGGTCGCCGTCTACGCCTGGCGCATGGCAAACAACGCCCGGGCCACGCTGCGCGCCGGCTTCACCACCGTGCGCGACCTCGGCGCCCCGCACGCGATCAACTGCGAGCTGATGCGCGCCGTCGAGCAGGGCATGGTCGTGGGGCCGCGCATCGTGTCCGCCGGGCGCATGGTGACGATGACCGGCGGCCACGGCTGGCCGATCGGCCGCGAGGCGGACGGCGCCGATGAGGTGCGCAAGGCCGTGCGCGAGCAGCTCAAGGCCGGCGCCCGCGCGATCAAGCTGATGGCCAGCGGCGGCGTGATGACACCGGGCGTGGACCCGCGCTCGCCGCAGCTCGGCCTGGAGGAGCTGCGCGCCGGTGTGGAGGAGGCGCACAAGGCGGGGGTGAGGACGGCCTCGCACGCGCAGGCGGCAGCGGGCATCCGCAACGCTGTCTTCGCCGGCATCGACTCGATCGAGCACGGCATCTACCTCGAAGACGACGTGATCGCGGAGATGAAGCGGCGCGGCACGGTGCTGGTGGCCACGATCGCGGCGCCGCACAACATCAACCTGCTGGGCGAGGGCGCCGGCATGCCGCCGCACGTGCTGGAGAAGTCGCGCATGGTGGCCGAGGCGCACCTCGACTCGTTCCGCCGCGCCCGCCGCGCCGGCCTGCTGCTTGCCTCCGGCACCGACGCGGGCACACCGGGCAACTATCACGGCCAGAACGCGCAGGAGCTGCGGCTGATGGTCGAGCACGGCCTCTCCGCGCCCGAGGCGATCGCTGCCGCCACGGTCACCGCCGCCGCGCTGCTGGGGCTGGGCGAGCGCACAGGCCGCCTCGCGCCGGGCTTCGCCGCCGACCTGCTGCTTCTGGCCGGCGACCCGCTTCAAGAGATCGGCCTGCTGGAGCGGCCCGAGGCGATCCGCGGCGTCTGGCTGGAGGGCAAGCGGGCCGTGTAGGCGGGGCGGCCCGTTCAATCGCCCGCGGCCGGCTGTGCCAGCGCCGGCGCCGAGGCTTCCCCTGGCCGCGACGGGGACGCGGGGAAGGACAGGCGCCCCATCCTCCGTGCCGCGAGCAGCCCAAGCAGCAGGCCGGCGAGCCCGATGGCGTAGGCCGCGGCGATGCCGTGCGCCTCGCCCCAGCCGGCGCCGCGTGCGAGGGCGATGGCGCCGCCGCCCAGCCCCGCCGCGACCGCGACGGAGAGCGATTCGGCCAGCGTGAGCGCCGCGGAGGCCATGCCCTCTTCGCCCGCGCCGGCGAGACCGAGCACGATCACGCTGAGCGTCGGATAGGCGATGCCCATGCCCAGCCCGCCGACCGCCCAGCCGGCCACCGTCGCCCAGGGCGACAGCGCCGTGTCGAGCACCGGCACGGCCGCCAGCACGCCGCCGACCAGTACCAGCAGCAGACCAAGCGAGGCGCGGGGCGAGCGTCCGGCGCCGTCGTCGCGCTGATCCAGCCGCGCCTGCAGCCAGGAGCCGGCGGTCCAGCTCAGGCCGGCGGCGGTAAGAATCGTGCCGGCCTCGGTCGCCGTGAGGCCGCGCAGCCGGGTCAAGCCCAACGGCAGGAACGCCTCGACGCCGAAGTAGCCGAAAGTAAGCAGCCCGCGCACCGCCAGCGCCGCCGGCAGCCCCGGCCGCGCCGTCAGCGTGCCGGCGGGGAACAGCCGTCGCAGCGCGGGCACGCCGAGCCAGAGCCCGGCCACCGCCAGCGGCCAGACGAGCACGGCGGCGCCTGTATCGAGCGCGGCGAGGAACAGGACCGCCCCCGCCGCCAGCCGCACGGCCAGCCAGCCGCGACCCGCGGCGGAGCGCTCGGCCGCAGGGTCGCTGCCGAGGCCGCG from Dehalococcoidia bacterium includes:
- a CDS encoding MFS transporter codes for the protein MASRDAPHANTTLTIGLITIVSAVAFEEVAVATVLPAASRELGWPNLYGWAFSAFLLAGLVSIVVGSDIADHEGPLRPFLASIALFAAGLVISGAAPTMPVFIAGRAVQGSGSGTIAALAYLCISRGYPDSQRPRLLALLSSAWVLPALIGPALAGLAADRASWRLVFVALLPLLALAAAMMLPGLRGLGSDPAAERSAAGRGWLAVRLAAGAVLFLAALDTGAAVLVWPLAVAGLWLGVPALRRLFPAGTLTARPGLPAALAVRGLLTFGYFGVEAFLPLGLTRLRGLTATEAGTILTAAGLSWTAGSWLQARLDQRDDGAGRSPRASLGLLLVLVGGVLAAVPVLDTALSPWATVAGWAVGGLGMGIAYPTLSVIVLGLAGAGEEGMASAALTLAESLSVAVAAGLGGGAIALARGAGWGEAHGIAAAYAIGLAGLLLGLLAARRMGRLSFPASPSRPGEASAPALAQPAAGD